The Verrucomicrobiota bacterium genomic sequence TTGTGGAGCACTCGCTCGATGCCGTTCAGTTGGGACGCCGTCAGGTTTGTGGCGTGCGGGGGCAAAGAAGCAAACTCGCTTTCGAGCCGTTCCAGCAAAGCTCGCAGCAGCGGCAACGAATCTTTTTCCAAGGCGAAAGAGCCAGGGCTTTTCATCGCGTGTGTTTGACGTGGCACGGAATTGTTGCCGCATAGAAGCTCGCAACGAAAGTCCAACCTTCCCATGATTCCCATTAACCTGGTAGGGCGAGTCTGTCCCCAGCGAGCCGAGTCGGACGTGGTTCAGGCACGTCGAGCGGCTCGCCGGGACGGACTCGCCCTACCGGTAACTGGTGGAATTTCTGGCTCTCAATTGGCAGAGTGCAGGCCGATGCGTTCGTCAAATGACCTCACCACCGCCGCGCCGGCTTTCCATGCCATCGGCGTGGATGTGGGCGGCACAAAGATCGCCGCCGGTCTGGTCACATTTCCGGAAGGTTCGCTTCGTGCCCGCCGAATCATTCCTTCGAATCCGAAACGAGGCGGCGCGGCGGTGCTTGCTGAGGTCGAGCGCATCGTTCAGGAGATGAAGGCTGAAGGACGCGCCTTGAAGTTGGAACCGCACGGCCTTGGCCTTGGCATGTGTGAGTTGGTCGGTTTGGCGGGCAAGGTGGCCAGCGCAAATTGCATCGACTGGCGAGGCGTGCCGCTTCAAGAGAGACTGGCATCCCTGGCGCCCGCGGTGGTTGAGGCCGACGTGCGCGCGGCGGCGCTGGGCGAAGCGTTGTTCGGCGCCGGCAAACCATACGAGACGTTCCTGTACCTGACCGTCGGGACCGGGATCAGTTCGTGCCTGGTCATTGAGGGCCGGCCATTCAAAGGGGCGCGCGGCGCGACGGGCACCATTGCCAGCAGTCCCTTGAACAGTATCTGCCAAAAGTGCGGCCAGGTGGACGGACGTTCGCTGGAGGCGATCGCCTCCGGTCCCGGGCTCGTTGCGTGTTACAACGAGCGAAGTTCACCCAAAGCAGCCTCGGCAGAAGATGTGATCGCCGCTGCCAGAATGGGCAAACAGGAAGCTGTGGCGGCCGTCCGCTTGGCTGGCGAGGCCTTGGGAAGAACTGTCGCCTGGCTCGTCAATGCGCTCGATCCGGAGGCAGTGATCGTCGGCGGTGGCCTTGGTTTGAGCGGCGGAATCTATTGGGAGGGTTTGGAAACCTCAACCCGAAGGCAAATCTGGTCCGACCTCCATCGCCAACTGCCCATCGTGCCGGCTGGGCTAGGCCAAGATGCGGGATGGGTGGGCGCGGCCGCGACGGCTTGGTTGAGATTGGCCGGAGACAAAGATCGCAGTAGCCGAAGGCGCGTGCGTTCCCCATCTGGACTCAGAAGATAGGCTCAGCAACTGGTCGGCACTTCTTGCAGGACCTCGATACAATGCGGGATGGCGCCGACGACAAAACCCAGGCACTCGACCGCACCGCTGGGTTTGCCCGGCAGACAAATCACCAGCGCTTTGTCCACGACCACGGCCAGATTTCGAGACAGGATGGCGTTCGTGGTGATCTTCATGGATTCCATCCGCATGACTTCGCCAAAGCCGGGCAGTTCACGAACGGCAATCTCTCGGACGGCTTCCGGCGTGACGTCGCGCAGCGCCACGCCCGTTCCTCCGGTCGTCAGCACGAGGTGGCAGCCCTTGGCGACATGCTCGCGAACGGCGCGTTGAATGTCGCGTTTCTCGTCCGGGACCAACGACTCGCCGGCGATCTTCCAACCGTAGCTTTCTGCCGCCTTCCGCAGCGCGGGTCCGCCGAGGTCATCGTATTCTCCACGCGAAGCGCGGTCGGAGACGGTGATAATTCCAACGTGAATCTGCATGGGCTGTTGTTAGGTTCGTTTGGTTTTTGAGAGCAGGCGGATATTCGTGATCCGCATTTTCTTATCCACGGCTTTGCACATATCGTAAATAGTCAGAGCGGCGACGGTGACGGCGGTCAAGGCTTCCATTTCTACACCCGTTTGCGCGGCAATCTTCGCCGAGGCTTGAATCGCAATCCGGTCGCGGGTTGTGGGAATTTCAAAACGGACCTCACAATGGCTGATGGGCAGCGGGTGGCAAAGGGGAATCAGTTCTCCCGTTCGTTTAGCCGCCATGATTCCAGCCAGGCGCGCCGTGGCCAGCACGTTGCCCTTGGCCAGCACGTTCTTCCGGATCAGATCGACGGTGGATTTCTGCAGCCGAATTTCGCCGGCGGCCACGGCCTCACGCCGCTGGATAGGCTTGGCGGAGACATCGACCATCCGCGCTTCTCCGCGTCGATCAAGATGAGTGAGATTGTTCATGGCTTTTGGATCCATTCCCGCCAATCGCGAATCGCCGCGCGCATTTGCTCCGCAGCGTTCAGGCGGGGTTTGATGAACTTCGGCGTGAACCAGGGAAAAGTTCCCACCAAATCGTTCGTGACCAGGATTTGCCCGTCGCATTCAGGCCCCGAACCAATCCCGATCGTCGGGATCGGAATCGCGGCGCTGATTTCCTTTGCGACGGCCAGCGTGACAATCTCAAGCACGAGCGCAAACGCCCCTGCGTCCGCGAGAGCCCGCGCGTCGGCCAGCAACGTCTCGCGCTGGGAGGGTGTCCGTCCCTTGATCCGGTAGCCGCCTTCTTCGCGCACGTGTTGCGGGAGCATGCCCAGATGGCCGAAATACGGAATCCCGGCCGCGACGATCGCCCGAACTTGATCCAGGATTTCGCGGCCACCTTCCGCTTTGACGGCCTCCGCGCCTGCCGCCATCAGGCGCCGCGCGTTCGCGACAGCGCTCTCGCTCGTCTCATAGCTTCGATACGGCAAGTCGGCGGCCAGGAGCGCGCGGGGTTGGGCGCGAGCGGCCGCGCGAACGTGGTGTTCCATTTCCTCCATCGTAACCTGTGTGGTGTCGGGATACCCTAAAACGAGCATGCCCACAGTGTCGCCCACATGAATGAGATCGACGCCCGCTTCGTCCAGCAGCTTCGTCATCGGGCAATCGTAAGCGGTAAGCGCGGCGATCTTCCGTTGGCCCTTCATCGCGCGGATCGAATCCGCTTTGACTTTCGTCAAACTCATGCCGGGAGCATGGCACAAAAGAAAAATGGTTGGCAATCTTCCCGGCGCTCGTGTAGAAGGAATTCATGGTTTACGTATGGTGGGAAGCCACCCCTGAATCCCAGGCGGAACCTGAACACGATTTCAATTGTGGACCAAAACCTGTTACTCGAAATCTTTAAGGGCTCGGAACTGCTCGTTTCCTTCAAGCCCGGCCAGAACATTTTCCGGGAAGGCGAGGAAGGCGACACCATGTATGTGTTGGTCGAAGGCGTGGTGGAAGTGATCGTCGGATTCAAAGTCGTCGGCGCCTTCGAGCCGGTCGAGATTTTCGGCGAAATGTCCGTCATCGACGCCGGCCCGCGCAGCGCGACGGTGCGAGCCAAAGGCTACTGCAAGCTCGCGCCCGTCAACCAGAAACGCTTCCTTTTTCTCATCCAGCAGAAGCCGCAACTCGCGCTCCACATCATGAAAATCCTCGTGGAACGAATCCGGTGGATGAACTCCGTCGCGGCCGGCAAAGGCGCGCCTTCGGAAGAAGCCCAGGCCAATGCGTTGCCGGACGGCGGAACCCCCGCGCCCGCTCCCCAGGGCGCCGCCGCGGCGTAGAGTTAGGGCGTGTTTGTCGTTTGCGGTAGCAGCCGAGGTGACGAGGCTGATCGCTCGTTTCAGTGCGGCGCATGGCCTTCTCGCTGCGCCTGCGAATTCCTGAAAGCCGAAACATCCATCAACCTCGGCTCCCAACTTTGGTCGATCTTCGCTCGTGCGAGAATGTAGCCAGCCGTCCCGGCTTCCTGGGCGTGGCGAATTTGAGTCTGCTCCTGTTGCGGAGTAACGTCCCATCCTTGCAGCACGGCGATGAGGCGGCTTTGAGGGATCGCTCGTCCTTCGCGTTGAGGCAGAATCTCGGTGAATGATCTGAGCGCGTATTTCTGCCAGGCCGCCTCCGGCCCGCTGCGAGACAGCGTCGGGTGGAAATCCCTGAAGGGGAGCAACACTCCGATTTGTTCGGCCACTACAGCGACAGGCATGAGTTGCGCGTTGTATTCGCGCCAGCAACGGCCTGTGAAACACGTGACGCCGTCGCAGGCCGCGCCTTTCGGGAAATCGTGCTCGGCGCACTCAGTGGTCCAGACGGGAACGACCTTTGCGCCAGGCATCAACTTCCCAACCTCCTGAACGAACTTCGCGGCCGCGTCATTCGGCAACCGCGTGGCCGTTCGGATCGGTCCGTAATCCGTCGTCCAGCGGCAGAAGTGGTTGCCGCAACCGCAGGCAGTAGGCGCGCCCTGGAGATCGTTCAGGAAGATTCCTTTGGCCGCCGGCATTTGCGTCAACAATTTAGCGGTGCGCTGGCGATGAGTCTCGAACGTTTCCGCATAGAGCACCGGCACCCAGGGATACGTCTTCGCAACCTGATTGGTGGCGAGCTTGGGAAAGCTTGGGAAGTGCCGGCGCCATTCCGGATGCGTCTGGATGCTCGCCATCCATTCGGGATGGGCATCCGCGAGAGCCGGGTTGCGAGCAATCTCAATCCAATAAAAAAGGTCGAACTTCGCCTCCTGAATGCGCCGGGCGGCGCCGCGCTTCTGCGTGAGGGAAGTTTTCTCGTCCAGGTAAAGGACGACTGTGTCGAAGTTCTGAGTGGAGAGCTTCTTCAACTCCTTTGAAGTAACCTGCCTGGCGGTGAGCAACACCCCGCGCATTCGCGGGGCGGCAGGGTTTGCCGCCTCGGCGGCGAACACAGGGGCGGCTTCGCCCAGAGCAATGCCGAGTGTGACGCCAGCAATCATCCTGGCCAGGCGTGGATTCCGCATTCGATGCACGGAAGCACGGTAACGAGTCGCGGTTGGCTCGACAATCAGGAAGAAATACGCTCTAAGCTAAGGGTCTGTGCAAAAATAACTTCCACTTTTGGCGGGAGCGATGCGGGTTGGATGGGGAGCGCACGCGCCCTCGCGTGCTGGAGTCGCGCCCTCGCCGACTCCGGTCTTCCGTCTGAAAAGGATGTTTGACAGGATGGTTTCTTCGACCATCCGACCGGCGGGGGCGCCGGTCGGAACACGCGGGGGCGCGTGTGCTCCCCGGTTCCAACGGCCTCTGGACTTTGGACGTTTTACTTTCCCAAGAGAGACTGTTATTACGTCCTTCGTGCCGGATGAGAAAAACACAAAGCTCTGGAATGCGCTGACGAAGCGCCGTCGCCTTATTTTGATCGCGGGCCCGTGCGTCATCGAGAACGAGCAGCTTTGCCTGGAAATCGCGGCTTTTCTCCGGAAAACGTCCCGGCGTCTCGGATTCAATTACGTTTTCAAGGCCAGCTACGACAAGGCCAATCGATCCTCCGCCCAATCGTTTCGCGGGCCGGGACTTGAGGACGGCCTGAGAATCCTGGGCAAGATCAGGGCCATGCTCGGCGTGCCGGTACTGACTGACGTGCACACGGAAGAACAAGCCGCACGCGCCGCGGAGGTCGTCGATATTCTGCAAATCCCGGCGTTCCTTTGCCGCCAGACCGACCTCATCCGCGCCGCCGTGCGCACCGGGAAAATCGTGAACATCAAGAAAGGCCAGTTCCTCGCGCCGCACGATATGAAGCAGGTCGTCAAGAAAGCGAGCGCCGCCGGTGGGGAGAGGCTTCTCCTGACCGAACGGGGAACCACGTTCGGGTACAACAATCTGGTCGCGGACATGCGATCGATTCCGATCCTGCGGCAGTTGGGCTTCCCGGTGATTTTCGACGCGACGCACTCGGTGCAATTGCCGGGCGGGGCAGGGGACCGGTCCAGCGGCCAGCGCGAGTTCGCGCCAATCCTGGCGCGCTGCGCCATCGCCGCCGGGGCGGACGGCGTGTTTATCGAAACTCACCCGATGCCGGACCGCGCGCTGAGCGACGGACCCAACATGATCTCGCTGGCGGAAATGCCCAGGCTTCTCACGACGCTGCTGAAGATCCGGGCGGCCGCGGGCGTGAGCTGAGTTCTAGGTAATCAGTAATCAGTAGCCAGTATTCAGTATTCAGTGATCAGTCTGGAGATCGGTGAATTGCGTGCAGGACTGCAAAACTCAAAACATGGCCTCCCTACAGTTTCGGACAATTTGCCCTTCAGGCCTGGCGCCGCAACTGGCCGTCTTTTTGGCGGCGTGCTCCCTGGTTGTCTTTCAAACTTCCGCGCAGGTTACAACCGGCGCGTCTGGGCGCGGCTTCAAAGGGTCGGAGACCGACGCCCAGGGGCGAAAGATCAATATCCGGGGAGAAGCGTGGCAGGGACTGAGCGGCAGGCGCATGGCGTTTACGGGCATGCGCATCGAAATCTGGCGTGGCACCAACTCTTCGATCATTGTCGAGGCGGCCGACGGCGTTTGCGATCCCCAAGGGGATGTGGCCTTTTCCACCAACACGCTGACGCTTCGCGCGAGCGATGGACGGTTTTCCATAGCGGGCGTCGGCTTCCGCTACGAATGGGCAGAATCCAGGCTCGTCGTCTCCAACGCTGTGAAAACAGTGATCCGACGAACCGCCTCTCGCTCAACCGGCGTCCCGCCGTCTGCGATCGCCGCGAATGCTTTGACCGAGGTGGCGCGAGCCGATGTCGCACGGCGAGGCGAAGGCCTGCCGGCCAATTCGGAAGTCATCGAGATTCTCTCCGATCAGCTTGATTCCGTTTCCGATGTGACCCTTTTCAGCGGCCGCGTCCGGGCCAAAGACGACCAGGGCAATCTGAGTTGCGGAGAACTGAAAGCCTTTTTCGAAGCGGGTGGCAACGATGTTTGGAAGATTGAAGCGGATCAAAACGTCATCTTTGAAAGCGGCGACCGGAGGATGATGGCGGATCATGCTGTGTATCTCCTGAGCGAGGATTTCGTCACACTGACCGGCACGCCTGCGTGGAAACTGGGCGAGACCGAGGGCGCCAGCGAGATTCTTCGGCTCAATAACAAGACCCGAGAATTCGCGGCCGAGCAGAACGTGCGCGTGAAACTCCCGCCGCGCAACATGCTTCCTCTGGATTGGCTGGGCGAAGCTTCGCGGACCAATGCGCCCGACTCGACGAATCGCTGGATCACGATCTTTTCCGAGCGGCTCAATTACAATCCCACTCACGCCGTGTTCCAGGGCGGCGTCAGAATCGTCGAGCCGCAAGGCGCGGAAATCCGTTCCCGCGTCATGACGAATTTCTTTTCCGGGCCAGACGGCAAGCTGAGCGGGATTATCCTGCAAACCAACGTGGAATTCAGACAAGGCGAGACTTTTCTGCGGAGCGACCAAGCCACGTATTGGACGAACGCGGATTTCGTGGTGCTGAGTGGCGCGCCCATGTGGAAGACTCGGCAAGGAGAGGGGCGGGGCGAGGAGGTTTTCATTAACCCCAAAGCCAAACAGATTCACGCCGAGCGAAATGTTTCCATGAGACTGGTCGGGGCGGGGT encodes the following:
- the panB gene encoding 3-methyl-2-oxobutanoate hydroxymethyltransferase, which gives rise to MSLTKVKADSIRAMKGQRKIAALTAYDCPMTKLLDEAGVDLIHVGDTVGMLVLGYPDTTQVTMEEMEHHVRAAARAQPRALLAADLPYRSYETSESAVANARRLMAAGAEAVKAEGGREILDQVRAIVAAGIPYFGHLGMLPQHVREEGGYRIKGRTPSQRETLLADARALADAGAFALVLEIVTLAVAKEISAAIPIPTIGIGSGPECDGQILVTNDLVGTFPWFTPKFIKPRLNAAEQMRAAIRDWREWIQKP
- the moaC gene encoding cyclic pyranopterin monophosphate synthase MoaC encodes the protein MNNLTHLDRRGEARMVDVSAKPIQRREAVAAGEIRLQKSTVDLIRKNVLAKGNVLATARLAGIMAAKRTGELIPLCHPLPISHCEVRFEIPTTRDRIAIQASAKIAAQTGVEMEALTAVTVAALTIYDMCKAVDKKMRITNIRLLSKTKRT
- a CDS encoding ROK family protein; amino-acid sequence: MIPINLVGRVCPQRAESDVVQARRAARRDGLALPVTGGISGSQLAECRPMRSSNDLTTAAPAFHAIGVDVGGTKIAAGLVTFPEGSLRARRIIPSNPKRGGAAVLAEVERIVQEMKAEGRALKLEPHGLGLGMCELVGLAGKVASANCIDWRGVPLQERLASLAPAVVEADVRAAALGEALFGAGKPYETFLYLTVGTGISSCLVIEGRPFKGARGATGTIASSPLNSICQKCGQVDGRSLEAIASGPGLVACYNERSSPKAASAEDVIAAARMGKQEAVAAVRLAGEALGRTVAWLVNALDPEAVIVGGGLGLSGGIYWEGLETSTRRQIWSDLHRQLPIVPAGLGQDAGWVGAAATAWLRLAGDKDRSSRRRVRSPSGLRR
- a CDS encoding 3-deoxy-8-phosphooctulonate synthase codes for the protein MVSSTIRPAGAPVGTRGGACAPRFQRPLDFGRFTFPRETVITSFVPDEKNTKLWNALTKRRRLILIAGPCVIENEQLCLEIAAFLRKTSRRLGFNYVFKASYDKANRSSAQSFRGPGLEDGLRILGKIRAMLGVPVLTDVHTEEQAARAAEVVDILQIPAFLCRQTDLIRAAVRTGKIVNIKKGQFLAPHDMKQVVKKASAAGGERLLLTERGTTFGYNNLVADMRSIPILRQLGFPVIFDATHSVQLPGGAGDRSSGQREFAPILARCAIAAGADGVFIETHPMPDRALSDGPNMISLAEMPRLLTTLLKIRAAAGVS
- a CDS encoding MogA/MoaB family molybdenum cofactor biosynthesis protein, whose translation is MQIHVGIITVSDRASRGEYDDLGGPALRKAAESYGWKIAGESLVPDEKRDIQRAVREHVAKGCHLVLTTGGTGVALRDVTPEAVREIAVRELPGFGEVMRMESMKITTNAILSRNLAVVVDKALVICLPGKPSGAVECLGFVVGAIPHCIEVLQEVPTSC
- a CDS encoding cyclic nucleotide-binding domain-containing protein, giving the protein MAQKKNGWQSSRRSCRRNSWFTYGGKPPLNPRRNLNTISIVDQNLLLEIFKGSELLVSFKPGQNIFREGEEGDTMYVLVEGVVEVIVGFKVVGAFEPVEIFGEMSVIDAGPRSATVRAKGYCKLAPVNQKRFLFLIQQKPQLALHIMKILVERIRWMNSVAAGKGAPSEEAQANALPDGGTPAPAPQGAAAA